From Pseudoalteromonas sp. Scap06:
AAATAGTACGTTAGCGCCTTATGAATTAGTAAAGCAAATGCGCGCATCAGTGCTCGCACTTGGGCCTTTAGTGGCTCGTTTTGGTGAGGCTCAAGTATCTTTGCCTGGTGGCTGTGCTATTGGTGCACGCCCAGTTGATATTCATATTCAAGGTTTAGAGCGCATGGGCGCGCAAATAACTGTGGAAAATGGTTATATTAATGCCAAAGTAGATGGACGCTTAAAAGGCGCTGAAATTTTCATGGAAATGATCAGTGTCGGTGCTACCGAAAACTTACTCATGGCGGCAACACTTGCAGATGGCAAAACTGTTTTAGAAAATGCAGCGCGCGAGCCCGAAATCATCGATTTAGCTAATTGCTTAATTGCAATGGGCGCTAAAATTACTGGTGCAGGTTCTAGCCGTATTGAGATTGAAGGGGTTGAGCGTTTATCTGGTTGTGAGCACCGCATATTACCGGATCGTATTGAAACCGGTACCTTCTTAGTTGCAGCCGCGATGGCCGGTGGCGAAGTACTGTGTAAAATGACCGACTTTCATTCACTTGAGCCGGTAATTGAAAAACTGCGTGCAACCAATGCGCTACTAGAAGTGCATGAGGATAGTATTTATCTTGATATGCGAGGCCGAGAGCTTAAAGCGGTTAATATTAAAACTATGCCGCACCCAGGTTTTCCAACCGACATGCAAGCTCAATTTACCGCTTTAAATGTAGTGGCTAACGGCAGTGCGACCATTACCGAGACTATTTTTGAAAATCGGTTTATGCATGTGCCTGAGTTACAACGTATGGGCGCTAATATTCGCCTTGAAGGCAATACGGCTTTTTGTGGTGAGACTCAAAGCTTATCGGGTGCGCAGGTTATGGCAACCGATTTACGAGCATCAGCGAGCCTTATTTTAACGGGGATTGTGGCCCAAGGTGAAACGGTTGTTGATCGTATTTATCATGTAGATAGAGGTTATCAGCGTATTGAAGATAAACTCAGTGCGTTAGGTGCTAACATCAAACGCAAAAGCAATTAGTTATATTAATACAATTATTATTCTAACGCATAAAAAACGCGATTATATATCGCGTTTTTTTATGTCTAATGCCAAAATATAAACAAGCGCTTTATAGCTTGGTTTCGAGCTCGGCTACTTTCACCATTATTTTTTGTATTTTACCGTTACGGTATAGCTCAAACTCAATTTCTTTACCTGGCTCGGTACTGCCTATCTTTTTTAATACATTTTGTGGATTAGCCACTGAAAGCCCAGCAATTTTAATTACAATATCTTGCTCTTCTATACCCGCCTGCCATGCAGGACCTAGAGGGTCGAGATTGGTAATACGCATGCCTGCGACAGGCGTTAAGCTATCATTGACCTCTTTGCCTGTACTATCTACTGCAGTGCCTTCAAAGCCCAAATAACCACGAACAACACGACCATGGCGAATAAGTTTACCCATAACTTCTTTAGCAAGGGTGTAAGGTACAGCAAAAAATATTCCCTGAATGTTCAAGTTCTCACGGGTTTTAAATTGGGCTGAGGTGATCCCTACTAAGTCGCCATTAGAATTTACCAGCGCTCCCCCCGAATTACCCACGTTAATAGCGGCATCCATCTGCAATAAATTATTGTAAGGACTGTCGGTAATTTTTTGCTTACCAGTGGCGCTAATGATCCCCTGAGTAATTGTTTGCCCTAAATTTAATGGATTCCCGATTGCTAACACCAAATCGCCTACATTCGAGGTGTAGTTGTCATTAACAGGAATAACAGGGAGGTGGTTGGCATTTATTTTTAATAATGCTAAATCGGTAATGGTATCAAAGCCAATAAGTTGTACATCAAAAAAACGTCTCCCATCGGTAAGAATCACCAGTATTTGGTCGGCATTATTGATCACATGGTAGTTTGTCAATATATAGCCATCGGGTGACATGATCACGCCAGATCCGAGCTCTTGCACCGTATTTTGGCGCTTGTAGCGTGGCTCTTTAGAAATGCTTTCTGAAAAAATAGTGACGACCGATGGTGCCGCGCGTTTAACCGCATCCGAAAAGCTTAAATGGCTTGTGGTCATTGCGCTTGGCAGGGGAACATTAGGTAGTAATGCAGTCCGCATGTTAGGGCTGAAAAAAACCACTAAAAAAGCAATGCCTAAACCGGCAAACAAAGGAGGAAGTACAAATTTTAGAAGTTTTAGCACGGTATTCTTATTGTTAGTGAGCAATCCCTTTATGATGGCACAAAAAAAATAACAGCGGCAAGTGCCGCTGTTACTTTTATTGTATTATTACTGAATTAATACAAAGATAGACTCGCGTCCGCGTTTAACACCTAACACAATATTACCTTGAATATCGTCGATAATTTGGTTCATGTCGCGAATGCTTTCTACCCGTTGACGGTTTACTTGCACAATAACATCGCCTTCTTCAAGGCCAACCCGTGCTGATGGTGAACGAGGATCGACCGAGGTTACCTCAATGCCTTTCATTTTGTTTTTCTTCACATTTTCTAGTGTTGCACCTTGGAATGCTGGGTGTAATTCTTCACCTGCAGCTGTAATTCCTGATGCGCCATCTAGGGTAACTTCAACGTTTTTAACTTTACCGTCACGATAAATTCCTAGCTGCACTTCACGGCCTTCACCTAAGGTGGCTATTTTGCTTCGCAGTTCATGGAAGCCACTAATTTCGCTGCCATTAATGCTAATAATCACATCGCCTGCTTTAATACCGGCTTTGCTGGCAGCTGTGTCATCGAGTACCTGCATAACGTAAGCGCCTTGTTTAACATCAAGCTGCTGTGCTTTGGCAAGGCCTGCATCAAGAGGGCGGCCTGAAATACCTAGCGAGCCACGGCGTACTTCACCATGCTCTACAATTTGATCAACAAGGTTTTTCATCATGTTTGATGGAATAGCAAAACCAATCCCCACATTACCACCCGATGCACCTAAAATAGCGGTATTAATACCAATTAACTCACCGTTTAAATTAACTAAAGCGCCACCTGAGTTGCCTTGGTTAATCGCGGCATCGGTTTGAATGAAATCTTCGTAACCTTCAATATTTAAACCACTACGACCTAATGCGCTAACAATACCTGAGGTAACGGTATGGCTTAAACCAAAAGGGTTACCAATAGCTACAGCAAAATCACCGACACGTAAGTCATCTGAGTTAGCAAGTTTTACCGCGGTTAATTCATCTGCGTCTATTTGTAGTAGCGCAATATCAGACTCTTTATCGCTACCAATTTTTGTTGCATCATATTCGCGACCATCTTCGAGGGTAACCACCATTTTTTCGGCGTCTTGTACAACATGGTTGTTAGTAACCACATAGCCTTTATCGGCATCAATAATAACTCCAGAGCCTAAACCACTAAACTGTCGCTTTTGGCTACGTGGCTGCGGGTTGCCAAAAAAGAAATCGAGTGGGTCACCACGTCGACGCACTTCTTTAGAGCCTGAAACCTGAATACTCACTACACCTGGCGTGATTTGCTCAAGCATAGGGGCAAGTGTTGGTAATTGTTGACCATTAACGGCAACCGGCAACTTAGCAAACGAGGCGGTTGGGCTTAATAATAAGCTAGTAGATAAAATAGCAGCACTGATAAGTGATAATTTCATTTTCATAGTCAGGGTTTACTCCACTTAAAAAGCAAAAGGCTGCAATAAGCAGCCTCAAAAAAGTATCAAAGCTGTATACCTAGCTCACACTTGGCTAGGTATATTACTTAAAGACTATGGGGTCAAAAAAAAGTTCATCAAGATGCTTTAGAAGTATTCACATCACCTGCAAATAAACCTGACTTACCCGACACATAATCCGCTGGTTGAGCATCGGCGTTTGAGCGATCTGAACTACGTTCTTTTAATGACGCTTGTAATTGCTCTGTGGTTTCTTTTGAGAAAAACGGCTCAGCAGGGGCTTTATTTCTGTCTTCGAGTAACAGTTGATTGGTTTCTTCAACATGACTTAATAACTGATCGTAGTTTTCTTTCATTTTGTTTACTAACTTACCAGTATTCGCCAAATGGTCGGCAACATCTTGGCGATACTGCTCAAGCGAATGCTTAGCTTGCTCTGCTTGTTGCTCTAATTCATCTTGTTTAAACTGTTTTTTAGTGACAAAGGCACCAACGAAAAATGCAGCAATAGCAACTACTACCACTAATCCTACCCATGTAAATGTACCCATAAATTCACCTCTATGCGAAAATAACTAAAAAATTAAAATGCTACTAAGTCTAATATACCCTGAGTATTGATGCGTGTTAATATGCTTTACAAATTAAACTGTGTTTTAACTGTAAATAGATATGACTCCTTGGCAAACATACCAGCAAGACCTTCAACGCGATGACTTTGTACATGACGCAGCACAAGAAAATGCAGTTCGTCATTTACAGCGTTTATACGACGATTTAACACAAGCAAAACCACAATCTAAAGGTTTTTTTGCAAAGCTTTTTAATAAAGCAGAGCCAGCTCCAATTAAAGGTTTATACTTTTGGGGTGGTGTAGGCCGTGGTAAAACTTACCTTGTTGATACTTTTTATGAAGCGTTACCGGGTGATAGAAAAATGCGAGTGCATTTTCACCGCTTTATGCACCGAGTACACGATGAACTTAAAAAGTTAAATAACACTGCCAACCCTTTAGAAACAGTAGCCGATATTTTCAAAGCAGAAACAGACATAATTTGTTTTGATGAATTTTTTGTTCAAGACATTACCGACGCTATGTTGCTCGGTGGTTTAATGGAAGCATTATTCGCTCGCGGTATTGTACTGGTTGCCACGTCAAATATTATACCTGACGACTTATACCGCAATGGTTTACAGCGTGCCCGTTTTTTACCAGCTATTGCCTTAGTGAATAAGCATACTGAAATAGTTAATGTAGATTCAGGCGTTGATTACCGATTACGTACTCTTGAGCAAGCAGAAATTTTTCATAGCCCGCTTGATGAACAAGCCGATAAAAACCTATTCGAATATTTTGACAAGCTCTCGCCAGAAGTCGGTAAACTAGATACCCCAATAGAAATAGAAGGGCGGATGATCAACACTCGCAAAGTATCTGACTGCATCGTTATGTTTGAATTTAGCGAACTGTGTGAAACTGCCCGTAGCCAAGTTGATTACATGGAAATAAGCCGGTTATATAACACGGTGATTTTATCTAATGTAAAACAGCTAGGGCAAAATAATGATGATGCAGCAAGGCGCTTTATTGCGTTAGTAGATGAATTTTATGAGCGTAATGTAACGTTAATTATCTCTGCAGAAAAACCGATTACCGAGCTGTATACACAAGGCAATTTAAACTTTGAATTTAAACGCTGTATTAGTCGCTTACAAGAAATGCAATCGTTAGAGTATTTAGCCCGAGAGCATTTAGCTTAAAATACGAAGGTTAGAGTTAACGGGCTGCGAGCTACGGGCTGAAATTACGTAGCAGCGGGTTTACCCCGCGTAAAGTTGGTCATTTAAAATAAAAAAACCTTGCGATGTTAACCGCAAGGTTTTTTTATTTCTCGAACCTCGAACCTCGAACTTACCTCATGGTAACAAACTCTTCAGACCCGGTTGGGTGTAATGCTACAACCGCATCAAAATCGGCTTTAGTCGCGCCCATTTTCATTGCGACTGCAAAACCCTGAATCATTTCATCAACGGTAAAACCAATACCGTGTAAGCCCACAACTTTTTCATCATCGCCTGCACACACTAACATCATATTACAGGCTTGGCGGTGCTGAGTAACTGCAGTATACATAGCCGCAAAGCTTGATTTGTATACTTTTACATTTTCGCCGCCGTACTGAGAAATCGCTTCTTGCTCAGTCAAACCAATGGTGCCGATAGGTGGGTGGCTAAATACTACGGTTGGTACTAGGCTGTAGTCCATTTTTAAATCGTTCGGCAATTCTTTATTAAATAAACGCTCCGATAGAGTACGACCCGCTTTAACAGCAACCGGTGTAAGCTCAATACCATTTTCGATAATATCACCCACAGCGTATACATTTTCAGCTGTGGTGTTTTGGTATTCATCTACTTTTACATAACCGCTTTCGTTTATTTCTACGCCTGCTGCAGCAAGGTTAATTTTATCGGTTGTTGGCGTGCGGCCTATAGCCCAAATAACCTGATCAACATTTTCGCTGTAACCATTCTCAAAATGAATCGTTAAGCTGCCATCAGCCTCTTTTACCACTTCTTTTGGTGAACACTCAGTGTGCAGTGTTGGGCCTTCTTTTGCCATAATATCAACCAGTGTGTCGATAATGTATGGGTCAAAAGTACGCAGTGGCTTGCTCTTACGAACAAATAAGTGAGTTTGTGTACCTAAGCTGTGTAAAACACCGGCAATTTCTACGGCAATATAACCGGCACCAACAACGGCAACACGTTTAGGTTGTTCGTTCAGCTCAAAAAAGCCGTTTGAATCAATACCGTGTTCAGCACCTGGAATATTAGGAATAGTAGGGCGGCCACCAACGGCAACTAAAATGTGATCGGCAGTATAGTGCTCGCCATCTACTTCAACGGTTTTACTATCAACAAACTTTGCAAAACCTTTGATCACAGTTACGCCATTTTTAGCTAAACCATTATCATAGCCTTTGTGAATACGGCCAATATAGGCTTCACGGCTTTCTACTAGTTTTGACCAATCAAAGCCTTTAACTTCAACATCAAAACCGTAATCAGGAGCATAAAGATTAATTGCTTCAGCAACTTGAGCGCCATGCCACATTACTTTTTTAGGAACACACCCTACGTTTACGCAGGTGCCACCCATGTGTTTAGCTTCAATTAATGCTACTTTTGCGCCACGCATTGCTGCACGGTTAGCTGATGCAATACCACCACTACCGCCACCAATTGCAATGTAATCAAAATGCTGAGCCATGTTTAATCCTCTAAATGTGTTTAACAATGTTTTACCGATAATATCATATGCGATGAACAAGTCACTTGTTCAGGTTTGCTAAAACCTCTACCATCAAACGAAAATCAAGCTAGTTAAGATCAAGGTATTATTAGTCGAGCGTATATTAAGCTAAGAGCTGAACACTTCCCCTTGTATTTACGTATTTTGCCCCAACTTCATTTTTATATTTGCATAAACTGAGAATGACTATGAGCAATGCACAAACAAATCCCCTTATTGGGCTTGAAGGACTTCCTCCTTTTTCAAAAATAAAGCCTGAGCATGTAGTACCGGCATTAAAAAAAGGTATCGAGCACTGTCGCAGTGCGATTGAAAGCGTATTAGCAAAGCAATCTTTCACCTGGAATGATTTAGTACTACCGCTTGAAGAAGCTGACGATAAACTATCGCGATTATTTTCACCGGTATCACATTTAAACTCGGTGATGAACAACGATGAACTTCGCGAAGCTTATGAGCAGTGTTTACCGCTTATTTCTGAATATTCTACTTTTGTTGGCCAACACCAAGGCTTATATGAGGCTTACAGCGCTATTTATAATAGCGATGAATTTAAAACACTCACTACCGCTCAGCAAAAAACCGTTACCAACGCATTGCGTGACTTTAAGCTTTCAGGCATTGCACTAAATCCTGAGCAGCAAAAACGCTACGGTGAAATTAGTGCGCGTTTATCAGAGCTTGCTTCAAAATTTGGTAATAATGTGATGGATGCCACGCTTGCATGGCATAAGCATATTACCGATGAAAGCCAACTAGCGGGTTTACCAGAGTCAGCACTGGCATTAGCGGCCGATACAGCAAAAAGTAAAGACTTAGAAGGCTGGGTATTCACTCTCGATTTCCCTTCTTACTTACCTATAATGACTTACGCAGACGACCGTGAACTTCGCAAAGAAACATACACCGCGTTTTCTACTCGTGCATCCGATCAAGGTCCAAATGCAGGAGAGTTTGATAACTCGGCGATTATGAGTGAAGAACTGGCACTGCGTCATGAGTTAGCACAATTACTGGGCTTTAATAATTACGCCGAAAAATCGTTAGCTACAAAAATGGCAGAATCACCTGCACAGGTATTTTCATTTTTAGAAGACTTAGCAGCTAAATCTAAGCCACAAGCAGAGCAAGAGCTTAAAGAGTTGCAACAATACGCAAAGCAACAGCACGGTATTAGTGAACTACAGGCATGGGACTTTGGTTATTACAGCGAAAAGCTAAAGCAAGAAAAATACGCGATTTCAGATGAAGTATTACGCCCATACTTCCCTGCCGATAAAGTGCTCAGTGGTTTGTTCGAAACTGTTAACCGCTTGTTTGGTATTACTGTTAAAGAGCAAAAAGACATTGATACTTACCATAAAGATGTGCGCTTTTTTGAAATTTACGATAGCAACAATACTTTACGTGGCCGTTTCTACTTAGATTTATACGCCCGTGACCACAAGCGTGGTGGTGCGTGGATGGATGACTGTATGGGTCGTAAAGTGCGTGCTAATGGTGAACTTCAAACACCAGTTGCTTACTTAGTGTGTAACTTTAATAAAGCGATTGGCGATAAGCCTGCTTTGTTTACCCATAATGAAGTAACCACACTGTTCCATGAGTTTGGTCACGGCATTCACCACATGTTAACTCAAGTAGATGCAGCGCCTGTTGCTGGTATTAATGGTGTGGCATGGGATGCCGTTGAATTGCCAAGTCAGTTTTTAGAAAACTGGTGTTACGAAGAAGAAGCCCTAAGCTTTATTTCAGGCCACTTCGAAACCGGTGAGCCATTACCAAAAGAGCTACTAGATAAACTATTGGCCGCTAAAAATTACAACTCAGGTA
This genomic window contains:
- the murA gene encoding UDP-N-acetylglucosamine 1-carboxyvinyltransferase — translated: MDQFVIQGGTSLAGEVTISGAKNAALPILFAALLPEGKSTFTNVPRLRDIITTEALLKTLGADVQWQGDSLIIDGATVNSTLAPYELVKQMRASVLALGPLVARFGEAQVSLPGGCAIGARPVDIHIQGLERMGAQITVENGYINAKVDGRLKGAEIFMEMISVGATENLLMAATLADGKTVLENAAREPEIIDLANCLIAMGAKITGAGSSRIEIEGVERLSGCEHRILPDRIETGTFLVAAAMAGGEVLCKMTDFHSLEPVIEKLRATNALLEVHEDSIYLDMRGRELKAVNIKTMPHPGFPTDMQAQFTALNVVANGSATITETIFENRFMHVPELQRMGANIRLEGNTAFCGETQSLSGAQVMATDLRASASLILTGIVAQGETVVDRIYHVDRGYQRIEDKLSALGANIKRKSN
- a CDS encoding trypsin-like peptidase domain-containing protein, producing MLKLLKFVLPPLFAGLGIAFLVVFFSPNMRTALLPNVPLPSAMTTSHLSFSDAVKRAAPSVVTIFSESISKEPRYKRQNTVQELGSGVIMSPDGYILTNYHVINNADQILVILTDGRRFFDVQLIGFDTITDLALLKINANHLPVIPVNDNYTSNVGDLVLAIGNPLNLGQTITQGIISATGKQKITDSPYNNLLQMDAAINVGNSGGALVNSNGDLVGITSAQFKTRENLNIQGIFFAVPYTLAKEVMGKLIRHGRVVRGYLGFEGTAVDSTGKEVNDSLTPVAGMRITNLDPLGPAWQAGIEEQDIVIKIAGLSVANPQNVLKKIGSTEPGKEIEFELYRNGKIQKIMVKVAELETKL
- a CDS encoding Do family serine endopeptidase yields the protein MKMKLSLISAAILSTSLLLSPTASFAKLPVAVNGQQLPTLAPMLEQITPGVVSIQVSGSKEVRRRGDPLDFFFGNPQPRSQKRQFSGLGSGVIIDADKGYVVTNNHVVQDAEKMVVTLEDGREYDATKIGSDKESDIALLQIDADELTAVKLANSDDLRVGDFAVAIGNPFGLSHTVTSGIVSALGRSGLNIEGYEDFIQTDAAINQGNSGGALVNLNGELIGINTAILGASGGNVGIGFAIPSNMMKNLVDQIVEHGEVRRGSLGISGRPLDAGLAKAQQLDVKQGAYVMQVLDDTAASKAGIKAGDVIISINGSEISGFHELRSKIATLGEGREVQLGIYRDGKVKNVEVTLDGASGITAAGEELHPAFQGATLENVKKNKMKGIEVTSVDPRSPSARVGLEEGDVIVQVNRQRVESIRDMNQIIDDIQGNIVLGVKRGRESIFVLIQ
- a CDS encoding YhcB family protein yields the protein MGTFTWVGLVVVVAIAAFFVGAFVTKKQFKQDELEQQAEQAKHSLEQYRQDVADHLANTGKLVNKMKENYDQLLSHVEETNQLLLEDRNKAPAEPFFSKETTEQLQASLKERSSDRSNADAQPADYVSGKSGLFAGDVNTSKAS
- the zapE gene encoding cell division protein ZapE, whose protein sequence is MTPWQTYQQDLQRDDFVHDAAQENAVRHLQRLYDDLTQAKPQSKGFFAKLFNKAEPAPIKGLYFWGGVGRGKTYLVDTFYEALPGDRKMRVHFHRFMHRVHDELKKLNNTANPLETVADIFKAETDIICFDEFFVQDITDAMLLGGLMEALFARGIVLVATSNIIPDDLYRNGLQRARFLPAIALVNKHTEIVNVDSGVDYRLRTLEQAEIFHSPLDEQADKNLFEYFDKLSPEVGKLDTPIEIEGRMINTRKVSDCIVMFEFSELCETARSQVDYMEISRLYNTVILSNVKQLGQNNDDAARRFIALVDEFYERNVTLIISAEKPITELYTQGNLNFEFKRCISRLQEMQSLEYLAREHLA
- the gorA gene encoding glutathione-disulfide reductase, with the translated sequence MAQHFDYIAIGGGSGGIASANRAAMRGAKVALIEAKHMGGTCVNVGCVPKKVMWHGAQVAEAINLYAPDYGFDVEVKGFDWSKLVESREAYIGRIHKGYDNGLAKNGVTVIKGFAKFVDSKTVEVDGEHYTADHILVAVGGRPTIPNIPGAEHGIDSNGFFELNEQPKRVAVVGAGYIAVEIAGVLHSLGTQTHLFVRKSKPLRTFDPYIIDTLVDIMAKEGPTLHTECSPKEVVKEADGSLTIHFENGYSENVDQVIWAIGRTPTTDKINLAAAGVEINESGYVKVDEYQNTTAENVYAVGDIIENGIELTPVAVKAGRTLSERLFNKELPNDLKMDYSLVPTVVFSHPPIGTIGLTEQEAISQYGGENVKVYKSSFAAMYTAVTQHRQACNMMLVCAGDDEKVVGLHGIGFTVDEMIQGFAVAMKMGATKADFDAVVALHPTGSEEFVTMR
- the prlC gene encoding oligopeptidase A encodes the protein MSNAQTNPLIGLEGLPPFSKIKPEHVVPALKKGIEHCRSAIESVLAKQSFTWNDLVLPLEEADDKLSRLFSPVSHLNSVMNNDELREAYEQCLPLISEYSTFVGQHQGLYEAYSAIYNSDEFKTLTTAQQKTVTNALRDFKLSGIALNPEQQKRYGEISARLSELASKFGNNVMDATLAWHKHITDESQLAGLPESALALAADTAKSKDLEGWVFTLDFPSYLPIMTYADDRELRKETYTAFSTRASDQGPNAGEFDNSAIMSEELALRHELAQLLGFNNYAEKSLATKMAESPAQVFSFLEDLAAKSKPQAEQELKELQQYAKQQHGISELQAWDFGYYSEKLKQEKYAISDEVLRPYFPADKVLSGLFETVNRLFGITVKEQKDIDTYHKDVRFFEIYDSNNTLRGRFYLDLYARDHKRGGAWMDDCMGRKVRANGELQTPVAYLVCNFNKAIGDKPALFTHNEVTTLFHEFGHGIHHMLTQVDAAPVAGINGVAWDAVELPSQFLENWCYEEEALSFISGHFETGEPLPKELLDKLLAAKNYNSGMQMLRQLEFSLFDFKIHHDYVADKPCNIQAVLDDVRSRTSVIKPPAFNRFQHGFSHIFAGGYSAGYYSYKWAEVLSADAYSKFEEEGIFNPQTGQAFMQHILEKGGSEEPMALFKNFRGREPSVDALLRHSGIAA